CCAGCCTGCCTGGTGTTGGTCAGTGGGCTTGAGACCCTTGTTTTCTGGCGACCCCTTGGCTCTGGGTCAGGGTCCAGGCTTTGATCCAGGCCTTAGAGATTGACTAGACTACTGATCCACTTGGTTGTTTTTATCTGACACATAAGCCCTAGATCCCAAGCATTCCTCCTTGAGATCCTTGGGGTCTGTATTTCTCTGTTTCACATTTCACAGGTGCCCAAGGAGATAGAAGGGTCCTTTTAGAGATCTTAGCCCAAGCAGTCCCTGAGGTCGGGAGCATCAGAATCACTGAAATTTACAGCTGGAAAGATCCTTAATTCAATAAATCTATTAATATAGATGGTGAAACGGGTAATGAGAAACTTGCTCAGAGGGAACTATAAATCAGTGACAGGGTTAGGAATCAAACCAGCTCCCCTTTCTCGCTCTTCCTTCCACGAGGGTGTGCTAAGAGGCAATTCAGGAGGCCCTGTGCCAAAGGTATCTCCTTTTTATTTGTGattgctttattgagatacagtttACATACCATGCATCACATATTGAAGGTATCTTTTCGAGCCTTCTCTTCCAGTGGTGGTTTTGCACAAAGATAAGATTTAGGGTTTCCACAAGGAAACACAACTTTTCATGACTTTATTGTTGAGAAGATTCTCCAAGGAAAATTAAATCTGAGGTAACCACTCCTCCCTCATTTCAATTACATCCCATTTTCTGTTGCAGCTTGCTGTCTGTGATtcagggaggcagctggggggaggggcacaaggtGGCACAGCCAGCTGGTGCTAAGTGTGACACAAAGTGTTCATTTTTACCAATATATGAGCGAGGCTGCCCCCCCTGCCCTGGTTTTGTCCAGCAAGTTTTAGTGCCTTCTCCGTGTGAATGCAGCAGTAAATTAAATGTGGCTCTGCCTTCACGGAGCTCAGTCCAGACTTGGAGAGAGACAGGTAATAAGGAAATCACAATGCAATGTGTAAACGCTAGGACGGGAGGAAGCGCCGAGTGTGGCCCGGGCACCCGACTCAAACTGTGGGATGGCTCTGGAAGGGACTCTCAGAAAACCAGCAGGAGGCAAGATTTAGGTAACCTAGGTGGTTAAGGAGAGGGAAGGTATCAGGGGGCAAGAAAAGCATGTACATAAAAGGGCCCTGagataagagggggaaaaaaagtgtatgGAGCAGTCTGCTAGGAAATAGGACCGAGATAAacgcaggaagagagaggggcagaggccacATCCCACTGAATGTGTGGACCACGTTAAGAAAGTGTCCTTTACTAGGAGCAAATTAAGGTCACTGAAAGATTCTATtaatattatttgcattttaaaatttgattctgGCTAGTGCAGGGTAGGGCTTGACTTGGGCTTGAAGGAATGCTAGATTGGAGTCAGGAAGATCAGTTAGGAAGTCGCAGCCTTGtttcaggagaaaaataatagcagCTTAACATTTAGTAGTCATGCAgcggaaggaaaaaaaaaaacgggtGAGAAATGGTGGCACTGAAGTGTTTCTTAAAGTAGAACAAAAGAACAGCAGGTGTTGGGAGAGCTGAGCTCAGGTTTGAGTATGTTGAGTCTGAGGTTTCTCAGGGACATTTTCATTGAACATAGCAGCCCACAGCTGACAAGGTAGTTGGCAATACCATGTGGGCAGCTGGACATATACTGGTGTGGtgatccaagaaaaaaaaaaggtaagaactGAAAATGCAGGTTTGGGACCTAGTTGTGTAGGTAAATCATCACAGAAGACAAAGCTCCCAGTATAAAAATACAGTTCCCCTGTTGCCCTTGTGCAACTTGTTTCCTCCTGGAgcaacttacacacacacacacacacacacacacacacactccacacccAGTATTGTTTCTGACCTCTGACTTAGAGAGGCTTTGTTTCATTCAGAGAGGCTGTCCACACTTCTCCTTTCTGGCCGGCTTTTACTTACATAAAATGTTATGGGACTCTGAGGAACAGTCCTCGTGCGTAGTACATAGGCTGGAGTTAACACCTCCCAGTTCACGGAGGGAAACAGGCCTAGGCAGCCATCATCACCAGAGCAGAAGGAATGAATATATACTTCTAAGGTTTTGGCTTCATTATTTGCACCTTCTATTTGGCCTAGAGTTCAATAGTGAGCCTTTATGGAAGGTCCAGAGATAGTGCCCATTTGTGCACGCGTCACACATTTCCTCCCATGAGTGTAAGTTTCATTCTCCTGTATCTAGCCCCTGAGTCAAGGATCAGGTGAGACAGGCATACCTACctgttccctttcctccctcctagCCATGATATTTCCAGTTTATTTCTAACACATTAACAGAAGCATTAGATTTATTCAGCAAGTTCCAGATCCTTGGACTTGAGAGGTTTAGTTCAAATATGATGTGTCTtttcacaaaaacacattgtCTTATTCATGTGGTTGCTCATAAATTACATTCATGAAAACTAATTTTTCATATTGTGAAGTTGTTTTAACATTTATCTCCAAACATGTGTGGTCACTTGAAAGTAGTGGGATGGACTCCAGCCTGGAATGTGGTTCAGAGGAAGGAACACACCCAGATACAAAAGGATTTAATGCTCACATAATGAAGCTTTCTGCTCCCAAGCAGGTGCAAGGTGGCTTGAGAAAACAAGGAGGGGACACGGGCTTGGCTGGTGTATAATGGGTAGGGGTGTGGAGCAGGGTTGAGGTGGGTTGCCATGGTCCGAACTTCCCTCTGGCACCAAAGTTTGCCAGATGAGGGGTTAATGGGGAAAGGGGGGAGAATGGTCGGGCTTGAATGCTGTCAGAATTCAAGCATCAAGTATGGAAGTCAGAATTTTTATTACAGTTCGCTCTGGATGTTTGACTAGTGAAGTGTGCCATGTTTCATTTAACTGAACTTGAACTTGTGTAAGTAAAGCAATATGGTACTCTGTGAAGGCTGCAGTCTGAAAGTGGTAGGGGAAATGAAAATTCTACTAAATGCCTTGAATTAAGAGCCCAACATTATGTATTTTGAGAAGTGAAACGAGTGCGTTGGTCACTATCAATGTCTGGGACTCTGAAGGTGGTAAGTGTCTTAGTGAGGCATTTTATTATGGATTTAGTATGTGTAAAGATAGGTGCAATCTTGATTTATGTTTTAGGTTGTCTGTGACACAAGAAATTCCCAGAAATCTTTTCCCTGAACAGTCTACCTTGGATAGGGTATTGTTGCTGCCATTGGCTGGACCAAAAGAGTACATCACTGGCAATGGCCCAAGAGTCTGTAGAGATGGGGCTGACTGTTGGCCAGGGCACCCAGGGAAAGAAGACACTCAGGCCATGAATTCTGGCTACTTGTGCTGACTCTCAGGTCCTGTCCCGTTATCAGGAACATTCCAGTGAAGGCCGGAAAAGTCGCAGCTTTCCAGCAAACTCCATCACATATGATGGTGATGATACCACCTATGAAGTATATAAACTGCTTCTCACTTGGTTGATCCCAGGGAACTCCTCAGATAGCCAAGGGGTCTGGAAAAGGAAGGGTCTTTCTCCAGCACCATGGCACCTGGCAGAGAAATGAGGATGGAGGGGCACACTATCCTACAGGGTGCTGCTTCCATGACCCAAGGCATAACGGGCAGCTAGGGACGGACTGCCACAGGCTCAGTGTCTGTGACAACCAGTCTTTGTTTCTAGGAGAGTCCAACATGCAGCCAGTACTCGTACTCTAATGCCTTAtgttaatttttgtaattatttaatgaatattgACCTGGAGGAAAAATCATTTTATGCTAGCCATCTGTAGGAATAGCTAAACAAgactatttgttttaaaattcacatacatatgtatatacatatacatatacataattatatataaaatacataaagatatttttaattatatatataaaattttgactCCATTTAACTTCTCAAAAAGTGTCAAGATGGCATCCTGACTACTTTAATCAAATAACAAGCTTTCAGGCTTTCTGTGCAGCTTTCCTTCTGGGATACAATACTGTGAgttttgcctctgcccctccagcaatcccactcttcCTCCAGTAGGTTTTTCATTAAGAAGCTGAGCAGGGCCACTGTATCCCCAACACAGGTCTGCAATTGCCCCCAGCATTAACTTGAAAATTTTACATCAGTGCACCATGAGGGGATGTCTGCCTCCTACAATGGAAGTCCCGTTTCCTGAGCCCCTCACATTTTCTGAATTCGGTACTCTTACATATGCTATCCCATTTATAggttttaattcttacaacagcactttaaaacataaactgcctttggcttctaccagatgaggaaactatAGTTCAACAGAGTGACAATAGCTAGTAAATGACCCACGGTTACAGTAAGTCGGGTATAGTAAGGGATTGGACCAAAGTGGGGCTGATTATTACAAAGTGCGGGTTCTTTCTACTACTTGAAATACAATACAATTCTGGCAAGAATTATACAAAAACACTGAGGCAAAACTCAacaattctaattagttaacaatTAAAATCATAGAGCTAAAAGGAATTTTCTGATGATCGTAGTCTAACCTCTTTCTAGACAGGGAAACTGACGCACAGGTATGTTGATCACCTGAGGCCATACAGGTAGGTTGGAGGCAGAGCTGTGATTCTGACCTAGACCGAATCCAGTGACTTTTCCACTAGAATATATTGCCAGTCCCAGAGCTGGCTCACTAACTTCAGACTTAGCCAAGGTAGCATGAATATTAATGATATTGACAAGATATAGCCATAGGTCTGGAGTCTAAGTGCGCATTTTGCTGAACAGCTCTCTTCCTCACCACTGCCCTGCTTGTAAAATTCATCCAGGCAGCTGCTGTAATTTGTTTTGCGATCCCTTGAGGGGCTGTATGTCCCGAGTACAAATCAACAGCCTAGTCAGGTGCAAGAGAAAGCCCGGAGTTTCCTGCTAGGCTCTGCCTTCCACTTCCCTCCTACAGAGCTGGGTAACACTTCACTTTTAAGAGGCCATTAATTAGTACTAGATTAAAAGTACAGCTACTTAAGCATGACTTGCCTTACCCACAGGAACACTGTAGGACTCCAGCCAAGTTTATCCTACTGACTGGAATAATAGAGCATCCCTCTGTGGACTATCTCAGGCTGTAGCACATTGGGTGACCCTTACAACCCCATGTAGTGACCCTTACAACCACTCGGGTAGTGCCTATCCCTGACCTTTGAGGAAGTCCAGGTAAATATGACACTAGATTTCAAATATCTTAGacaggaaaaatggaaataatttgaaaaagtaGGCACATGAACATCATTTAtcattatattacttttttttttcttttccggGCACTTGGCATAGTGCCTGGCccacagtaggtactcaacaaGTATTGAACgactctttatttctccaaaacCGTAAATTCTATATAATTACGCAGAACGATAAAGGGAAGCCAGGACTTAACCCCCCTGTAAGTCATTTGTTTGCCTTTAGTTTCTCAAATACCTTATTAAAGAACTTACCTAAGAATACCTTTTTATCCAATGTAAGGGAGCTGTGTTAAGAAAACTAAGATTAGTGGACGCCTATCGTCATTAGCAAGTCAAGTAAATGAGAGCCAATTCAATACCTGAGgatatatatattctatgttaGGTAGCATGCAAATTGCTCACAGCAATTTATACAGTAATAGAAATGTGAAATAGGGAAGAGTGGTAATAAAAAGGAACAGGTGGCCCAGGAGGAGGAAATCCTGGAGAAAAGTTCCAATTGGCAAGTAGGGAAGGAACATGAAAGAGGGAAAGTATCATTTGGAGGGCTTGGATAACCTCACACCACTTGTTTGAACAACTCAAGGAAAAGAAGGGAGTCCCAGCTACTACTTACTGAGTATGCCCCGTCCTTTCCCATCTCTTATCTCACATCTTAAACCCTTCCTTTGGAAGATCATTTTCATCATTTCCCAGAAGGAGAAAGGTGAAATGCCTGGCCCAGGACCACACAGAAGCAACAAGCAACACAAGAGTTTAATGGTTCTCAGAAAGTGTTCTGTAGATTCACAGGAGTTTTGCAAGGGTGCACAGGCTAGGTGAGGGAGCCCATTCTGTAGGCCCATGAACCTGCTTCAACCAGAGAAGCTGGTCTCTGATCTGCTTTGCATAATAGACTTGCACTTAAGACTTTATTCGAATCAGGGCACCAtttgttataaataaaaaacaatcaacaaaaactGCTATAATCGAGGAAACTAGTTTCCTGGGGCTGTACGATGTATGTAATGCAGTCAACATGGTAGATAATTGAAAAGTGATTGCACTAAGCACAGCCTAAAATATTcacatggaagaaataaaaacattcagaCAACACTTATGACCCTTTTGGGTCAGCGGAGGCTGCTGTAGTCGAGGACCGAGGCACGAGTGTGGCTCAACAGTGGGTAGCCCTAAATGCCGAATACCCGTAGTGATCGAAGGCGCTGTCTTCCAAAAGCATCGGCTAGAAGGATTCCGGCCCCATGACGTCCACAATAAACATTTCTGTGCTGCAAACTCTGTGCTAGAAGCCTCAACCAATGTTATTACCTTAGCAAGCCCCCCACTGACAGCAAGGACAGATCCCGAATGCCAGGTGCTATCACAGATAAAGTGGCTCTAATAACTAGTGTTGTTCTTTGTGATGCACTTTTAATTGGATCAATTTCCTCTCAATTATACAGTCCTCGGAAAGCAGATGATGAAACCAATTTCATCTTCAGAACATGGGGCTTTCTCCAGGTAAAAAGTGCAAGATAAGCTAGTTGGACCTCACACCAATTATTTCCCTTCCTATTCTTTGGCAGCTATTACAACAGAAGCCAAAAAAAACAATGCCACCACCGAAAAACAAACAATACAATTCTGAGTAGCCCAGCTGagcagattttgtttcttttaaaaagcaaggtgATAGTTCTTTGGCTTGCCATCAGCCCGGCACCTAAGGAACAAACTATGTTGCTTAGTAAAACTAAAGCTGGAGGATCCTTGTCACAAATTCCCTTGCCCACTTCTGGTCTTTTTAAAAGGACAAGACTTCTTCCTTCATTGAGCTCTGATTACAAGGATAAAGCAAATGGTAGAGGCTCAGTTCCTAACACAGGGCTGGTGATTCTACATAGACCTTGGGGGCTAGGGCTGTACATGTGTGTGGAAGTAAGATTTGGATTTCTTTACATAATGGTGCCTTAGGCTGAATTTTGACTGGGGTAGGTCCTTAATGATCTCAAAGAATTCAGTGTTACATATGGCAGCAAAACAGCAATGGTACAACTTATCCCTCTCATCTCCCAAATCCCGTATTTAATTAAGACATCAACAACAGCAATGAAGAAACAGTTATCAATTATTTAATTCTGATAGAGGAATGGAAATAAATCTCAAAACCAAATATTGTGCAGTCACTTgaggaaaatacagaataaagacCAAACAGTTTTGTCTGACGAAAATGAGATGTGTCCACCTCCCCGTTTGTTAACCCCAGCGTGTGCTGTACGCTTCTGCAGTCCACTCTTAGCATAGGTCCGTGGAGAGAGGTACTATGAAAAATGACACGCTCTAGAGACTACTCAGAAGTGTTTACTGACTACGTTAGCATTTGTGTTTGTTTACTCCCATCTTTCTGTGCTTTGAAATAATTCCAATCTATACGATCCTATAAAAGGCAAGCGATTTCCAGGCTGAAGTCTCCAACACCAACGAGCTAGGGTTCGATCCATTCTCTGTCACATCTGCAATTAGAGACCAGTCCAAGATGGCACAAAACCCCCAGAACCAAGAGGTACTGCTTCCCGAAAGGAATGTCTATTTCCCTTGGTGGCACTGAATGAGCTTTCACTCTGGTAAAGGTGAAGAGACCTGAGACATCATGCCACAGGGACATGAGGTCTGAAATGAAAGATGGAGCAGATCCCACTGGAACATGCATACTAAATGCAGCAGAAGTGAAGAGAAAATGTCACATATGAAGCACATTACAATAAGAGGGAAATATGGGACCAGGGTTATCAAAGCCAAAAGAGGGAAATCAACAAGGATTCAGTACAAGGGCAAATTTCAAATACAGGGGGAAAAAGGCTTTCTACTGAAGCCTCAGAAGTGCCTAAGTTCTAATCAAACTTCAGCTAACCCCATATCAGATGTCCTATTTGGGGCAATACATCTGTTAAAGCTCTAAATTTAGGAGGGAAATAATgcaaaaaacgaaacaaaacaaaacaaaaccaaaaaaaaaaaaaaaaacaacccactaaAATACAGCTTCTAAAATTCTAGGACTAGCCAGCTGGCATAAAAACACAGGCCAAGTGCACTCTACAATACCACCGACAaccaaggaagaagggagaggaaagtgGCTGGGAAGCAGAAGAAACAGTTCTCTCTCATCCCCTAAGGGGTCGAGTATCTTCTCAGATGGTAGCTGTAAATCTTGATGCAGTGATCCCAACAGTCCAAGACCAACAGCTGCCCTTTAGGAGTGAGGGCGATGCCCACTGGACACGTGAGCCCCTCTCGAATAAGGACACTGTAGCCCCCACCCTTAGGAAAGTGGAGAATTTCCTTTCGACTGCTATCGGCCACGATGAGATCCCCACGAGCATCCACACACATGCCAGCGATGCAGCGGAAATCCTCATTCTCTGAGAAGAAGTGGCTAATCTGGCGACCCAGCTGCCCATCGGGGCCCACAGAGCCAATGGAGAAGCCACCCTCCAGGTGGTGCTCATTCTGCCGATTCTCCAGATTGAGGCCCAAGCCCTGGGTGAAGTAGACGGTGCCCTCAGCATCACAGGTGACAAACTTGGGTCGCACGGCACTGCAGAGGCAGCTGTATTTGACCACCCCTGCTCCTCGGTCAACAGTGAAGCACCAGAGCTTTCCACCTTCCACATCAGTGACCACAAATTGGCCAGACGGAAGGGCTGTGATGCCCCAGGGTTTGCTTAGCTGGCTCCTGTGACAGGCCACGCAGTGACCGTCCAAGGTGTATACCTTGAGGGAGTTGTCGTAGCTGTCAGTCACACCGATGAGCCCATGGCAGTTCATGGCCACTGAGAGGGGAGTGAGATTGGGCAGATCGGCCCCAAGGAAGCTCAGCACAAAGCTGTCAATGCCGCTAGGGCTGCGGCGGATCTCCTTCAAGAAGCCTTTCCGAGTGAAGACTTGAATACGGTAGTTGCCTCGGTCAGCAACCAGCACTTCGCCTTGACTCGTCACGTAGAGACTGACTGGAAGGTTGAACATGCCTGGCGTGCTGCCTTTTGCCCCCATTTTCTTGAGAAAGAGGCACTGCTGGATATTGGCAGCGGTCTCGGAACCCCGCTGCTTAGCAGGCGAGGCCCTAGGGCTGGCGACCACTTCCTCGGGGCTCATGTCCATCTCTCTAAATGTAACGGAGGTGGAGGTGGCAGAAGCTGCCGCCTCCATGGCCCAGGAATCTTCCATGTTGACTGTCCGGGGCTTTTTAACAGCCTGCCCAATTTGGAGGGGGCCGACATGGCCAACCTTGAGAAGCTCCACATCCTGCAGGGTTAGCTCCCGGGGCAGGCTGGCCGTGAGCTCTGGCTCCTCCTCGTCAGCGGTCTCTTCCAGGAGCGCTACATCTGCCTGCTTGATCTTGGCCAGGAAGTAGTCACAGCGAGACACAGCCTGCACCTCTGCAATGTTAAGCAGGTAGCTCTGCTCCTCGACGACCTGACTGTTTGCCTTCTCAACCTCAGCCAAAGAGCCCGTGAAGAACTTCCGGGAGCGAGCCAGCTCCTCCTGGACCCTGCGTTCCTCATGGCCGTACTCCTGGAGAACCGCTTTATACCGTGCTTGAAGGTCCTTGGAGACCCCTTCCAAGGCCACCTTCCGGCGTTGCAGCTCCCCCATGAGCTCCCGCAAGCGGGCCAGCTTCTCTCCAAAGTCCTGACGCCGCTCCTCAGCTGCTTCTTTGACAGGAAGCGTGCAGTGGCCAGGGGGCTGGTGGTCCGCCTCCCGGCAGGGCTCACACAACACCACGCCGCAGCTCCGGCAGAACTGCCGGGGCAGCCGCCGGCCACAGGACCGGCACATGAGCAGCCCCACAGCCTCGCTGAGCCCAGCTGTGTCGATGATCTTCAGCACTGTCAGGTTGTCTGTCAACTGGGTGAGGCTGGTTATGCGGGTAATCTTGCTGCAGAACGGACAGCGTACACCATTGATGCTACTGGCCAGGAGCTTCTCCAGGCACTGGCGGCAGATGGTGTGGCCACAGTGCAGGAGCTTGGGCCGCAGCTGCTCCTCTGTGAAGGACTCCATGCAGATGGGGCATTCCAGCACTTCCCGGAGGGCGTCCAGGTTCAGGTgagaagctgctgctgctgcagtggCCATCGTGCTTCCCTTGAGGGGCCTGCTAATACAGCCCAGAACCAACCAACTTGGCATTCATGCTCCAGAGGGTCAAATCCTGCTAACGAGAATAAGAAGCGTTTATTCCACTGCCTGCACGAGCTAATTCACTCAAGAAACATTCAAGAGAATAGCTACCATCATTCATTCAGCTGCTGActtatttaacaagtatttagtCCACTCCATTAGATGATGGTGATACACAAGGAAGTAAAGCAGACAAAGCAGTGCATAGTGAGTAAGGAATCAGGGTCTGGAGTCTCCGGtatttagctgtgtgaccttaaggAAGTAACCTAAACTTCCCAAAGGTCAGCTGCCCATCACCTGTCCATACAATCGAAGTGATAACGGTGTCTATTTAGTTTTCAGAGGGGTTTAACAGTATGATGAATATGCTGCACCTCATACAGCCCATGGCAAGCAGTGTGCTTGATAAATGTTAGTGATCAGTGACGTCTACGACTCAATTTACATTAGGGAAAAAGCATAGGAAAATTACACACAGGAAAGGATTATACATAAGTTCTCTGGGAGCACAGTGGATAGAATAAACAGTTCCTGTAGGAACTGCAGAGGCTCCCCGGATGCACGGACACTTCTGAGATATGTCCGGAAAGAAACATGGCCTTGAGGGATAAAGGCATTTTAAGCAAAGAAAACTATGTGAACTAAAACACAGAGCCACTTTCATTATGTTATAGAGAGTTTATGGTGCCATGTTTGGGGTCCTAGGAAGCACACAGGGAAGCAGAAAATTATGATTAGCTTTAGGTGATCCGTAAAACAATAGGTGAGGGaataca
This is a stretch of genomic DNA from Mustela lutreola isolate mMusLut2 chromosome 12, mMusLut2.pri, whole genome shotgun sequence. It encodes these proteins:
- the TRIM32 gene encoding E3 ubiquitin-protein ligase TRIM32, whose translation is MPSWLVLGCISRPLKGSTMATAAAAASHLNLDALREVLECPICMESFTEEQLRPKLLHCGHTICRQCLEKLLASSINGVRCPFCSKITRITSLTQLTDNLTVLKIIDTAGLSEAVGLLMCRSCGRRLPRQFCRSCGVVLCEPCREADHQPPGHCTLPVKEAAEERRQDFGEKLARLRELMGELQRRKVALEGVSKDLQARYKAVLQEYGHEERRVQEELARSRKFFTGSLAEVEKANSQVVEEQSYLLNIAEVQAVSRCDYFLAKIKQADVALLEETADEEEPELTASLPRELTLQDVELLKVGHVGPLQIGQAVKKPRTVNMEDSWAMEAAASATSTSVTFREMDMSPEEVVASPRASPAKQRGSETAANIQQCLFLKKMGAKGSTPGMFNLPVSLYVTSQGEVLVADRGNYRIQVFTRKGFLKEIRRSPSGIDSFVLSFLGADLPNLTPLSVAMNCHGLIGVTDSYDNSLKVYTLDGHCVACHRSQLSKPWGITALPSGQFVVTDVEGGKLWCFTVDRGAGVVKYSCLCSAVRPKFVTCDAEGTVYFTQGLGLNLENRQNEHHLEGGFSIGSVGPDGQLGRQISHFFSENEDFRCIAGMCVDARGDLIVADSSRKEILHFPKGGGYSVLIREGLTCPVGIALTPKGQLLVLDCWDHCIKIYSYHLRRYSTP